The following are encoded in a window of Kitasatospora sp. NBC_01250 genomic DNA:
- a CDS encoding TetR/AcrR family transcriptional regulator translates to MRGRMPMRPLEEIADAAVAVFLERGFRPAGISDVAAALGLSHGAVYTYAKSKQALFHLALTRVLQPGAVGGMAVPVPSPSAGEIIALVESWAGDRSGLALLTEAASGPSESSGRLSAAAEVEALVDELYTFVERNRVALQLVERCAEELPELAQWYFVQWRRSTIELIGAFLATRIEAGLLRPVPDVPVAARFIVETVAWFAMHRHGDPDSRMLADDDCRRTVRHLLVAAFPTTGGES, encoded by the coding sequence ATGCGTGGACGGATGCCGATGCGGCCGTTGGAGGAGATCGCCGATGCGGCGGTCGCCGTGTTCCTGGAGCGGGGGTTCCGGCCTGCGGGGATCTCGGACGTGGCTGCTGCGCTCGGGCTCAGCCATGGCGCCGTCTACACGTATGCGAAGAGCAAGCAGGCGCTGTTCCACCTGGCGCTGACGCGGGTGCTGCAGCCGGGGGCGGTGGGCGGGATGGCGGTGCCGGTGCCCAGTCCGAGTGCCGGGGAGATCATCGCGCTGGTCGAGAGCTGGGCGGGCGACCGGAGCGGGCTGGCGCTGCTGACCGAGGCCGCGTCCGGGCCGTCCGAGTCGTCCGGGCGGCTGTCGGCGGCGGCGGAAGTCGAGGCGCTGGTCGACGAGTTGTACACGTTCGTCGAGCGGAACCGGGTGGCGCTGCAGTTGGTCGAGCGCTGTGCCGAGGAGCTGCCCGAGCTGGCGCAGTGGTACTTCGTGCAGTGGCGGCGTTCGACGATCGAGCTGATCGGTGCGTTCCTGGCCACCCGGATCGAGGCCGGTCTGCTGCGGCCGGTGCCCGATGTGCCGGTCGCCGCCCGGTTCATCGTCGAGACGGTCGCCTGGTTCGCGATGCACCGCCACGGCGACCCGGACTCGCGGATGCTGGCCGACGACGACTGCCGCCGCACCGTGCGCCACCTGCTTGTCGCCGCGTTTCCGACCACCGGGGGAGAGTCATGA
- a CDS encoding DUF6247 family protein: MSVLTTEAALRAAVNRLHAPSGALFEQEFRAAWEEAIQTESVVPMHVFLHRWAVWVCIERHPGKADRQHELERIVGTSEDVRARRAAAIELASMLSWAQQELERA, translated from the coding sequence ATGTCCGTTCTGACCACCGAGGCGGCACTCCGAGCGGCGGTGAACCGTCTGCACGCGCCGTCCGGAGCCCTGTTCGAGCAGGAGTTTCGGGCCGCGTGGGAAGAGGCGATCCAGACCGAGAGCGTCGTGCCCATGCACGTCTTCCTGCACCGCTGGGCCGTGTGGGTGTGCATCGAGAGGCACCCGGGCAAGGCCGACCGCCAGCATGAGCTGGAGCGCATCGTCGGCACCTCCGAGGACGTCCGCGCTCGGCGCGCGGCGGCCATCGAACTCGCCTCCATGCTTTCCTGGGCGCAGCAGGAGCTGGAGCGGGCCTGA
- a CDS encoding putative protein N(5)-glutamine methyltransferase, translating into MSLSRSTAASAPLPYAVIVTTLRAAGCVFAEDEAELILQTATTAEQLAAMVEQRVQGLPLEHVLGWASFHGLRISVGPGVFVPRRRTEFLVDVATTFTSPGALVVDLCCGAGALGAALAAAVAAADPAAVGGTDLHAVDLHATDIDPAAVASARRNIPPAVGAVYQGDLFDPLPTALRGRIDTLLANVPYVPTDAIELLPAEARVHEARVALDGGADGLDVLRRVAAAAPQWLAPGGHLLFETSERQVPHAVDVVTRAGLRADVRTDDELDATVVVATN; encoded by the coding sequence ATGTCGCTCTCCCGTTCCACTGCCGCCTCCGCCCCGCTGCCCTACGCCGTCATCGTCACCACGCTGCGCGCCGCCGGCTGCGTCTTCGCCGAGGACGAGGCCGAGCTGATCCTCCAAACCGCCACCACCGCCGAACAGCTCGCCGCCATGGTCGAGCAGCGCGTCCAGGGCCTCCCGCTGGAGCACGTGCTCGGCTGGGCCTCCTTCCACGGGCTGCGGATCAGCGTCGGGCCCGGCGTCTTCGTGCCCCGTCGCCGCACCGAGTTCCTGGTCGACGTCGCCACCACCTTCACCTCGCCCGGCGCCCTGGTGGTCGACCTGTGCTGCGGCGCGGGCGCCCTCGGCGCGGCGCTCGCGGCGGCGGTCGCGGCGGCGGACCCGGCGGCGGTCGGAGGCACCGACCTGCACGCCGTCGACCTGCACGCCACCGACATCGACCCCGCCGCCGTGGCCAGCGCCCGCCGCAACATCCCGCCTGCGGTCGGCGCCGTCTACCAGGGCGACCTCTTCGACCCGCTGCCCACCGCGCTGCGCGGCCGGATCGACACCCTGCTCGCCAACGTCCCCTACGTACCGACCGACGCGATCGAGCTGCTCCCCGCCGAGGCCCGGGTGCACGAGGCCCGCGTCGCGCTGGACGGCGGCGCGGACGGCCTGGACGTGCTGCGCCGGGTCGCGGCGGCAGCGCCGCAGTGGCTGGCGCCGGGCGGCCACCTGCTCTTCGAGACCAGTGAACGCCAAGTCCCGCACGCCGTCGACGTCGTGACCCGTGCCGGGCTGCGCGCCGACGTCCGGACGGACGACGAGCTGGACGCCACCGTGGTGGTCGCCACCAACTGA
- a CDS encoding ATP-binding protein — protein sequence MTTEITLAQSSLTSLCAGWQFVSSRRGAWQARLAAGRQLTSWGWSQAEELYHDVALIVSELASNAVTHGHICGRDFQLHMLLGPCPGLATVLRIEVSDSRGERMPQLPTAPEYGAEAGRGLLLVDALVDRWGAVARPPSGKTLWCELDLTASQQE from the coding sequence ATGACGACCGAAATCACCCTTGCCCAATCGTCCTTGACCTCGCTCTGCGCCGGTTGGCAGTTCGTCTCGTCGAGACGAGGGGCCTGGCAGGCCCGGCTCGCGGCCGGGCGACAGTTGACTTCCTGGGGCTGGAGTCAGGCCGAGGAGCTGTATCACGACGTCGCGCTGATCGTGTCCGAGCTGGCGTCAAATGCCGTGACGCACGGTCACATTTGCGGCCGGGACTTCCAGTTGCACATGCTGCTCGGGCCCTGCCCCGGCCTGGCGACGGTGCTGCGGATCGAGGTCTCCGATTCGCGCGGCGAGCGGATGCCCCAGCTTCCGACGGCGCCGGAGTACGGTGCGGAGGCCGGGCGCGGGCTGCTGCTGGTGGACGCGCTGGTGGACCGGTGGGGGGCGGTGGCACGGCCGCCGTCAGGGAAAACGCTCTGGTGCGAGCTGGATCTGACGGCAAGTCAGCAAGAGTGA
- a CDS encoding helix-turn-helix domain-containing protein produces the protein MRAHSTRVVVVMTTADQTATPELPEQRPDAPDDSDDSSEFFRAIGKQLKLLRERQGLTQREVAHILGYSEDLVSSLERGRRVPQKDYMLAVDKLLKAEGIMVVTQEEIDKAQQKAKIRHPAWFRDYALLEAQAIERHQYSTHDIPGLLQTEEHARALFSARRPLLAEATIEERVLARMARQQILEVWPFCDTSWIIEEAVLRRPVGGREVHRHQLEKLLHVSRKRNVEIQVMPTERPEHAGMSGPFVLLTPKGKPQLGYIEVQSFSHLTKDPEEVRILAAQYGSLRAQALTPLETQALIEKMLGEL, from the coding sequence ATGCGGGCACACAGCACACGGGTGGTGGTCGTGATGACGACAGCGGACCAGACAGCAACCCCAGAGCTCCCCGAGCAGCGACCGGACGCGCCGGACGACTCGGACGACAGCTCCGAGTTCTTCCGCGCGATCGGCAAACAGCTCAAACTCCTGCGCGAGCGCCAGGGATTGACGCAGCGGGAGGTCGCGCACATCTTGGGCTACAGCGAGGACCTGGTGTCGTCGCTGGAGCGCGGGCGGCGGGTGCCGCAGAAGGACTACATGCTCGCGGTCGACAAGCTCCTCAAGGCCGAGGGCATCATGGTGGTCACCCAAGAGGAGATCGACAAGGCCCAGCAGAAGGCGAAGATCCGGCATCCGGCCTGGTTCCGCGACTACGCACTGCTGGAGGCCCAGGCCATCGAGCGGCACCAGTACAGCACTCACGACATCCCGGGCCTACTCCAAACCGAGGAGCACGCGCGGGCCCTGTTCTCTGCGCGCAGACCGCTCCTCGCTGAAGCAACCATCGAGGAGCGGGTGTTGGCGCGCATGGCGCGCCAACAGATTCTGGAGGTCTGGCCGTTCTGTGACACAAGCTGGATCATCGAGGAGGCAGTGCTGCGCCGCCCCGTTGGCGGTCGAGAGGTACACCGCCACCAGCTCGAAAAGCTGCTCCACGTCAGCCGCAAGCGCAACGTGGAAATCCAGGTGATGCCGACCGAACGTCCCGAACATGCGGGCATGAGCGGCCCATTCGTCCTCCTCACCCCTAAGGGCAAGCCGCAGCTCGGCTACATCGAGGTCCAGAGCTTCAGCCATCTCACCAAAGATCCAGAGGAGGTCCGTATCCTGGCTGCACAGTACGGCAGCCTCAGGGCCCAGGCACTCACGCCGCTGGAGACCCAGGCTCTGATCGAGAAGATGCTGGGAGAACTATGA
- a CDS encoding DUF397 domain-containing protein, with protein sequence MSTAELAWFKSSYSNAEGGDCIEIAWTKSTHSSGEGGNCIEVAATPTCPHVHVRDSKDKAGPHLTFSPATWSAFLTLATTL encoded by the coding sequence ATGAGCACCGCGGAACTCGCCTGGTTCAAGAGCAGCTACAGCAACGCCGAGGGTGGCGACTGCATCGAGATCGCCTGGACCAAGAGCACCCACAGCAGCGGCGAAGGTGGCAACTGCATCGAGGTAGCCGCCACCCCCACCTGCCCCCACGTCCACGTCCGCGACTCCAAGGACAAGGCCGGCCCCCACCTCACCTTCTCCCCGGCCACCTGGTCCGCCTTCCTCACCCTCGCCACCACCCTCTGA
- a CDS encoding DUF6879 family protein encodes MLLTGDDFNDLFRTFASSAFKMETRDRYDVAGERAEYQAFLDGADMPKEWEDSPWVRSMTGAGKSLRRVHILRSPLTDYLRFELGWGYVGNARAGEDIRIIDLAELNVTGLPDHDFWLFDDSRAYRMHYSTDDEFLGAEPLHQDLLPQYLAYRDTAWRHAIPYADYWRQPA; translated from the coding sequence GTGCTTCTCACGGGTGACGACTTCAACGACCTGTTCCGGACCTTCGCCTCCTCCGCTTTCAAGATGGAGACCCGGGACCGCTACGACGTCGCCGGAGAACGTGCCGAGTACCAGGCCTTCCTCGATGGCGCCGACATGCCCAAGGAGTGGGAGGACAGCCCCTGGGTGCGGTCGATGACCGGCGCGGGCAAGAGCCTGCGCCGAGTCCACATCCTCCGCTCGCCGCTGACCGACTACCTGCGCTTCGAGCTCGGCTGGGGCTACGTCGGGAACGCCCGGGCCGGCGAGGACATCAGGATCATCGACCTCGCCGAACTCAACGTCACCGGCCTCCCCGACCACGACTTCTGGCTCTTCGACGACTCCCGCGCCTACCGCATGCACTACAGCACCGACGACGAGTTCCTCGGCGCCGAACCCCTCCACCAGGACCTGCTCCCGCAATACCTCGCCTACCGCGACACCGCCTGGCGCCACGCGATCCCGTACGCCGACTACTGGCGGCA